The following proteins are encoded in a genomic region of Paenibacillus sp. FSL H3-0469:
- a CDS encoding dienelactone hydrolase → MRAFEMLLFFADIIVLVLTFLLHKDRRIMPLLTASGIATLLMFIHWMAEGYRIQLLLLYCVTMMSLAVSVYRYVKRNALPRIPRFLRGLANTAIGMMLVATAGLMYIFPVFKLPAPTGEFKVGTQAFHFADTARKETFDSTGGQSRELMVQVWYPAEASTRGAYAPWIPSPGILSYMAEQYGLPGVTFQYLKFVASHAYPGAEIASASNQYPLIIVNPGNGSSRFLHTTQAEELASHGYIVAAIDHTYNTFATEFPDGRIAANTTDKLFSSNNDYRTESQTRDKLGAVFTEDVSFVLDQFELLQSGQTASRFKGKMDLAHVGIFGHSIGGATAYDASYDPRITAGIDLDGGLYRLHDRGRLQKPFMFMNSESNFKSFQRVIENKVYTDAELKQMGSTREWENQTAQAKKLELQRMREALEAGGQVLYIDNTEHLNFTNAQFISPIFQLLGATGQLAPERAEAITNAYILDFFDKYLKKEGGMLLNQPDPRFPEMKFADL, encoded by the coding sequence TATTATTGTGCTTGTATTAACATTCTTACTGCATAAGGACCGCCGGATCATGCCCTTACTCACCGCAAGCGGGATCGCTACACTCCTTATGTTCATTCATTGGATGGCAGAAGGCTACCGGATTCAGCTATTGCTGCTGTACTGCGTAACGATGATGTCGTTGGCTGTTTCCGTGTATCGTTATGTTAAAAGGAACGCACTGCCCCGAATCCCACGCTTTCTACGGGGCTTAGCAAATACCGCTATAGGGATGATGCTCGTTGCAACGGCGGGGCTTATGTATATTTTCCCTGTATTCAAGCTGCCTGCACCGACAGGGGAATTTAAGGTGGGTACACAAGCTTTTCATTTTGCAGATACAGCCCGGAAAGAGACTTTCGACAGTACTGGAGGGCAGAGCAGGGAACTGATGGTTCAGGTGTGGTATCCGGCGGAAGCCAGTACCCGCGGTGCTTATGCTCCCTGGATCCCAAGTCCAGGCATTTTAAGCTACATGGCTGAGCAATACGGTCTTCCGGGGGTTACTTTTCAATATCTGAAGTTTGTGGCCAGTCACGCTTATCCGGGGGCAGAGATCGCTTCGGCAAGTAACCAGTATCCGTTAATTATTGTGAATCCGGGTAATGGCTCTTCCCGCTTCCTTCATACCACTCAGGCTGAAGAGCTTGCGAGTCATGGATATATTGTTGCTGCGATAGACCATACGTATAATACATTTGCTACTGAATTTCCGGATGGACGGATCGCGGCCAACACTACCGACAAGCTATTTTCGTCCAACAATGATTACCGGACCGAAAGCCAGACCCGCGACAAGTTAGGCGCAGTTTTCACTGAGGATGTGTCATTTGTATTAGATCAGTTCGAGCTTCTCCAATCCGGGCAGACCGCAAGCCGTTTCAAAGGGAAAATGGATCTGGCCCATGTAGGCATATTCGGCCATTCAATCGGCGGGGCTACCGCATATGATGCTTCGTATGATCCGCGCATTACCGCTGGAATAGATCTGGATGGAGGACTGTATCGGCTGCACGACCGGGGCCGCCTGCAAAAGCCGTTTATGTTCATGAATTCGGAAAGTAATTTCAAGTCGTTCCAGCGGGTGATAGAGAACAAGGTCTATACTGATGCAGAGCTTAAACAGATGGGCTCTACTAGAGAATGGGAGAATCAAACGGCGCAAGCCAAAAAATTAGAGCTTCAACGGATGCGCGAAGCGCTAGAAGCAGGAGGACAAGTGCTGTACATCGACAATACAGAGCATTTGAACTTTACGAATGCACAGTTTATTTCGCCGATCTTTCAATTACTCGGTGCCACCGGACAACTTGCGCCTGAAAGAGCGGAGGCCATTACGAATGCGTATATACTGGACTTTTTTGATAAATATTTGAAAAAGGAAGGCGGGATG